TGAATAGCCTGCAGCGACCATAGCCTTCAACCATTCCATATCCTGTTCTGTCCGGATCATTCCGTCGCGAGGTCCACCATTTTTATCAACGGAGCCATCCGCTAAGAAGTGGCTTCCTGAGCCACGGTATACGTTGTATAAATAGAATTCATTGATTTCGTGGCCTTCCAGAATCCGTTGGTTTACTCCATTAGAAACCATACCGATATTGGACTGGTAAACCCGATTACCGGCGGCATCAGTGACATACCCCTCCGACAATGCGCCTTTATATTTTTCGACACGATTGGTATTATAGGCGAAGTTGGCTGATACGCCATATTTAAAATCGTTGATTTTATCTTGGTATCCCAGCGTCAATTCAATCCCTCGTTTGCTCACTTCGGCAATGTTCATCGTCGCTGCTGTAGCGGTACCTGTGGTCGCCGGAATAGTCGGGACGTATAGTATTCCATCCGTGTAAGCGCGATAGGCATCAAATTCGACGGTCAATTTATTTCTCCATGCTGTCGCTGTAAAGCCTACATTTGTCGTAGTGGTGGTTTCCCAATGCAACAGGTCATTTCCTAGTTTAGTCTGCGCCAAACCACGAACAGCCTGGTTATTGAATGAATAGTTTACAGTACCGTACGAGGGCAGATGATCATAATTACCCGGGGATGCATTATTTCCGGTTTTCCCCCAGGAGGCCCTTATCCGCAAATCATTCAGAAAAGACTTAAGTGGACGCATAAACGATTCCTCCGAAATACGCCATCCTCCGGAGAAGGCCGGAAAGAAGCCCCAGCGCTTGGCGGTTCCAAAGCGTGATGATCCATCGTACCGTAACACCGCTTCGGCCAGGTATTTATTATCGTAAGCATAATTGGCGCGACCAAAAAAGGAACGTAAACCGTAGTCGAGCTCATCACCTGTGATAGAACTCATTGTTGTTGCCGAATTAAATGTCGTCAAGTCGGGGTGTACAAGTCCCAGTTTAGCCGCCCCTATATTATATTGGTTAAAATACTGTTCGTTATAGCCCAAGATACCGCCAACGTCGTGTTTACCAAAAGATCCTGAATAACGTAATACATTATCAATAATCACATTGTAGCTCTTGGTAAGGCCATATTGGGTTGTAATTTGTCCCGACGAAAGCGCAGCTGTACTCAATTTGTTGGTTGCAAAATTCCATTTTTCATAAGGCACCTGATGGGAGTTGGTTTCGGTATACGCATAATTGTAATTTACCTTAGATTCAAACTCCAACCCCTTCATTAAATTTAACTTTGCAAATATTGTGGTGTTGAATCGGTTGACCTGGCTCTTCCCTCCCATTCCATTGAGAAAAGCTAGGGCATTGTTTGCGGTTGCCGATTCTTCGGCGGCAGCCGGAAAACCATATGCGCCATTGTAATAAGGATAAACTCCTGGCACAGTCTGTGTCAGGTAAGAATATGCAGTTACTACATCGGCCACACTCAAATTCTGCATATCGCCAAAGGTCTGGGTACCCACCGTTAAAAACTTGGCAACTTTCGATTGTAGATTAATACGCATGCGTATTTTGTCGGCTCCAGTTTCGGGCATGGTCCCCGGGTTGTTGAAATAACCTACTGAAAAGAGGTATTGCGTGTTCTCACTCCCACCATTTAAGGATAGATTGTGATTTTGTAAGAGTTTGCGTTGTCCAAAAAGCACATCTCCCCAATTGGTATTGGGATACGCAACTTCATTGGGAATCCCAAATTCGGTCAATCCATTCGGATTTTTCTTCGCTTCTTCCCAGAGATTGATTGTTGCATCCGTATATACGGCCGCCTGCCCCAGATTCTTGAACCCTTCATTCACAAGGCGCATATGCTGCGCGTAGTCGGTAATAAATTCGGGTACATTATTGGGCCGTAGCATCGAAACCATTCCCGAATAGGATACATTATTTTTTCCCTTTGATCCTTTTTTTGTCGTAATTAAAATAACTCCATTTGAACCCAATGATCCATAAATTGCCGCTGTTGCCGCATCTTTCAAAATGGAAATCGATTCTACATCATTGGGATTGACAGCATCCATGGATCCGACAATACCATCGATCACCACCAAGGGTGAGGTATTGTTTAAAGTTCCCTTTCCCCGGATCAGGATATTAGCGCCATCTGCCCCCGGTTTTCCGGTTGTGGTCTGTACGTTAACCCCCGCCGCGAGTCCGGCCAGAGAAGAGCTAAGTGTAGCCGTTGATCTGTTTTCCACCGAACTTCCGTTCACGGTCGATACAGCACCAATCACATTTGCGCGTTTCTGACTTCCGTACCCGACAACAACCACCTCGTCTAGACCACTGACAAGCTCTTGAAGCACAATACTCAATTCTTCATTGCCGGTGACACTCTTTTCTAGACCTTGGTAACCGACGTTTGAAACTACCAAGGTTGCATTGGTAGTTGGTAACTGGATGGTAAATTTCCCATCTTGATCTGTCACCGTGGAGATATTGGTTCCTTTCACGGTAACGGTCGTTCCTACCAGGGCCTGTCCTTTGCCATTAACGACTTTACCGGCAATGCCCCGCTGCAGGACTTCTTTGTGTTCGGGAATTAATGGATTTCTTTTGGGTTTTATCACGATCACCTCATCTTTTTTGATCCATTCCAGATCCAGAGGTGCTACGATAGCATTTAATGCATCTTCCAATTTGGCATGCTGTATATTGACTGACAAGCGAGTCTGTGCCAGCGACTTGCCATTTAAGAAAAAATTGACGCCACTCTGCTTTTGGAGATCGCGCATCACCTGATTTAAGGTGACGTGCTTAGCGGTTAAGTTTATGGTTTGCGCATTTCCTTCTGCAAACAGCTGCATTGCAGTCAGTAAAGAAATGAGTACGATTAATTTCATAATCAGTATACTTCGTAAAGTTAAACTCCACGGGTGTAGCCTAACAAATGGATAAAAAATCATATGTTTGTACGGTTTGTATGTTATTTATAAATGGTTATCAAAAATTTGCCTTTGGGCAACACTTGTAAGTATATGCATCCAATTTAAGGCAGTGCCCCCCAGCACTGCCCTTTTTGTGTTGCTTATACCTTTCTCCAGCTCAAGAAGAGTCTATAGTCATTTCTTTTTTCATCAATATTTAAGGTTTTATTGCAATGGTGTCACCAATAAGATATTTTTTTCCTGACCTTTACTCAACTCAAAATGCAACCCACCTTCTTCCAATACATCGAGTACGTCACGGAGTGACTTGTTTCGTTTGATACGACCATAGAAATGCGTTTGTGGCACTTCGCCCTTGTACCTCACTTCTACATTATACCAGCGACCAATCTGCTGCAATGCATCCGACACCGGTGTTTCGTCAAAATAAAACAAGCCATCTTTCCAGGCAGTGAACGGCGCTGTATCTACATTTGCAACTTGTATATTTCCATTATTAGTATTAGTCGATTGCTGACCGGGTTGAAGGTATATTGCCTGTGAAGCGCGATTATCGTTTGATAATTTGATCTTCCCTGTGATTAAAGTTGTCTTAATAGCCGTATTTTCCGGATAAGCATTCACATTGAATGTTGTCCCAAGCACCTCAATTTCCTGCCCTTTACTGTGTATTTTGAAAGGTCTCGAGCTATCTTTGGTCACCTCGAAAAAGGCCTCTCCCAACAGGATAACTTTTCGTTCATTTTTGGCAAAGGCCATCGGATATTTTAGCGAAGAGGCCGCATTAAGCCATACTTTTGTTCCATCAGGTAAAGTAATTTGATACATCCCCCCTATCGGTGTAGTCAACTCCAACATCGCCTTGCTTGGATCCATTTGCTGGCCTTGTTTACTTAAGGCATCGGCGATAGATTGCCCATTTTCGTAGGTGATATTTTCCCCCATGACAATCCCCGAAGCCTGCTTATCGAGTTCCAAAACTGTACCATCTGCCAAGCGAAGAGTGGCACTGTTTCCGCCAGGCTGTACAGCATCATCCTTTGTATCTTCCAGTCCAGCGAGATTCCTGTCCGCCAGGGTATGACTCGTCTGCTGTTGCCAAAATATTACTGAAAAAACAAAGAGCAATAGACAGGCCGCTGCAGCCCAATAGGGCCATCGCATGGAGATAATAGTTTTCTTCTGGATCGGCATACGATCTTCCCCTCCTTTTTCCAATAAGTTATCGTTATCTTCTTTTCCTTGCTGGATTTGTTTTTTGATGGTTTCGAGTATTATTTTCAATCTCGATTCCTCCATTTTACCAACAGACGAAGGCCGTAGTAAACTAGCGACTAGCGCCTGATCGATCGCATCCTGCTCACTGGTGTCAGTAGTAGAAAGCGCTTGCTGTAGCCATTCGATCTCCTCAAGCGAACAGTTCCCTTCTTGATATTTTTGAAGTAATTGGTCTATTTTAGATTTATTGGTCTCCACTGAGCTGTATTTTAAAGTAAATACACACAGCATGAAATAAAGGTCTGCTCTAGAAAAAATTTTTTTATTTAGCCGAATAGAGAAGCAATGCCAATAACAATGATGAAAATCCACTATCCTGCAATGCGCCACTTCGGATAAACTTATTTGCTTTGACAATATGGTCGCGAACTGTCGCAATGGAAATCCCCATTTCTTCGGCGATCTCTTGATAACTTTTACCCTCCAGCTTGGACAGCCTAAATATTTTTTGGCGTTGTTTGGGCAATTTGCTCAGTAATTCCTCGACCAGGACCAAGGCTTCCTTTGAATCCAGCACTTTATCAATAGTATTCTCGGATTCCACTACCCCATAGGCGAGCTGGATCTCGGATTCCATTTCCAATTTCAACCTTCGTTTGAAATTAAACGTAATATTACGTGAACAGGTAAACAGAAATGCGGCGAAAGATTGTTCAGGATTTATTTTTGTTCTATTTTCCCAAATACGTAGAAAAACATCCTGAAGTAAATCTTCAGCGATAGTTTCATCTTTCAAAAACCTAAGAATATTGGCGTAAATAATCTGGCTATAGCGATGGTACAAAATATCAAAGGCCTGGATATCTCCATAGTGAAGTTGGCACAAGAGTTCCTTCTCAGGCAGATTTTGATCGATGTCCATAATTGATTATTCTAGGCATGAAGTTAATTACTTCGCTGCAATAATTCAAATCAAATTTCTGAAGCCCAGTAAACTTATTGTATTTTTTTCTTAATTTGCAGGAGCTAATCCCCCCATAGCTGTGCAATCAATTGATAAACGTATCCATTTAAAACATGCAAAATTTTAGATATTATTTTCGGA
The genomic region above belongs to Sphingobacterium zeae and contains:
- a CDS encoding FecR family protein, whose protein sequence is METNKSKIDQLLQKYQEGNCSLEEIEWLQQALSTTDTSEQDAIDQALVASLLRPSSVGKMEESRLKIILETIKKQIQQGKEDNDNLLEKGGEDRMPIQKKTIISMRWPYWAAAACLLLFVFSVIFWQQQTSHTLADRNLAGLEDTKDDAVQPGGNSATLRLADGTVLELDKQASGIVMGENITYENGQSIADALSKQGQQMDPSKAMLELTTPIGGMYQITLPDGTKVWLNAASSLKYPMAFAKNERKVILLGEAFFEVTKDSSRPFKIHSKGQEIEVLGTTFNVNAYPENTAIKTTLITGKIKLSNDNRASQAIYLQPGQQSTNTNNGNIQVANVDTAPFTAWKDGLFYFDETPVSDALQQIGRWYNVEVRYKGEVPQTHFYGRIKRNKSLRDVLDVLEEGGLHFELSKGQEKNILLVTPLQ
- a CDS encoding RNA polymerase sigma-70 factor, with product MDIDQNLPEKELLCQLHYGDIQAFDILYHRYSQIIYANILRFLKDETIAEDLLQDVFLRIWENRTKINPEQSFAAFLFTCSRNITFNFKRRLKLEMESEIQLAYGVVESENTIDKVLDSKEALVLVEELLSKLPKQRQKIFRLSKLEGKSYQEIAEEMGISIATVRDHIVKANKFIRSGALQDSGFSSLLLALLLYSAK
- a CDS encoding SusC/RagA family TonB-linked outer membrane protein encodes the protein MKLIVLISLLTAMQLFAEGNAQTINLTAKHVTLNQVMRDLQKQSGVNFFLNGKSLAQTRLSVNIQHAKLEDALNAIVAPLDLEWIKKDEVIVIKPKRNPLIPEHKEVLQRGIAGKVVNGKGQALVGTTVTVKGTNISTVTDQDGKFTIQLPTTNATLVVSNVGYQGLEKSVTGNEELSIVLQELVSGLDEVVVVGYGSQKRANVIGAVSTVNGSSVENRSTATLSSSLAGLAAGVNVQTTTGKPGADGANILIRGKGTLNNTSPLVVIDGIVGSMDAVNPNDVESISILKDAATAAIYGSLGSNGVILITTKKGSKGKNNVSYSGMVSMLRPNNVPEFITDYAQHMRLVNEGFKNLGQAAVYTDATINLWEEAKKNPNGLTEFGIPNEVAYPNTNWGDVLFGQRKLLQNHNLSLNGGSENTQYLFSVGYFNNPGTMPETGADKIRMRINLQSKVAKFLTVGTQTFGDMQNLSVADVVTAYSYLTQTVPGVYPYYNGAYGFPAAAEESATANNALAFLNGMGGKSQVNRFNTTIFAKLNLMKGLEFESKVNYNYAYTETNSHQVPYEKWNFATNKLSTAALSSGQITTQYGLTKSYNVIIDNVLRYSGSFGKHDVGGILGYNEQYFNQYNIGAAKLGLVHPDLTTFNSATTMSSITGDELDYGLRSFFGRANYAYDNKYLAEAVLRYDGSSRFGTAKRWGFFPAFSGGWRISEESFMRPLKSFLNDLRIRASWGKTGNNASPGNYDHLPSYGTVNYSFNNQAVRGLAQTKLGNDLLHWETTTTTNVGFTATAWRNKLTVEFDAYRAYTDGILYVPTIPATTGTATAATMNIAEVSKRGIELTLGYQDKINDFKYGVSANFAYNTNRVEKYKGALSEGYVTDAAGNRVYQSNIGMVSNGVNQRILEGHEINEFYLYNVYRGSGSHFLADGSVDKNGGPRDGMIRTEQDMEWLKAMVAAGYSFQPADGIDPTKIWYGDLIYSDMNGDGVYGNVYDQKFMRKRATPAFNYGLSINMAYKGFDASMIWSASSGMSYYWNELYLNSSIVAQGKSVPALVANNHYYYNAANPSDPNNRIDGYYPRLKGVTDAQNGRTSDYYLYNASFVKLSNLQLGYTLPESIAKRFSIAKLRIYLAGENLLTWTKFPGLDPEIGPASNDPSLINSSVVNYPTMRQYSLGLNLTF